A single window of Enoplosus armatus isolate fEnoArm2 chromosome 22, fEnoArm2.hap1, whole genome shotgun sequence DNA harbors:
- the spic gene encoding transcription factor Spi-C gives MASTEGNTQTYKMTSLDSDINQHFQDAIDVIQQHSNNSYYDSEYAYYETLGTQPSSLQCQISCCLVTHPSDVPAPAYDWNDVAQQSWPQVIPDVSLGHSAQNESPHFYSILPPQRNSKGRKKLRLYEYLHEALNDPNMGDSIQWADSGSGTFHFISKNKEKLAECWGQRKGNRKTMTYQKMARALRNYSRTGEIIKVRRKLTYQFNPDILHRLGSAQVPMHVPCHPAQDEVHTRQSNPAEQSYCGSAAVDWQGWYGHYQLQEDYDLASSFTSHSITKL, from the exons ATGGCCTCAACTGAAGGCAACACTCAGACATACAAGATG ACTTCCTTGGACAGCGACATCAACCAACACTTCCAGGATGCAATTGATGTGATTCAACAGCATTCAAATAATTCATATTATGATTCAG aGTACGCATATTATGAGACTCTGGGTACCCAGCCGTCATCGCTGCAGTGTCAGATCTCCTGCTGCCTCGTCACACACCCGTCTGATGTACCAGCTCCCGCATATGACTGGAATGACGTGGCT CAGCAGTCTTGGCCTCAGGTCATCCCTGATGTCTCCTTGGGTCACTCTGCGCAAAATGAATCACCCCATTTCTACTCCATCTTGCCACCACAGAGGAACAGCAAAG GACGTAAGAAGCTCAGACTTTATGAATACCTCCACGAGGCTCTGAATGATCCAAACATGGGCGACTCCATCCAGTGGGCAGACAGCGGCAGCGGCACCTTCCACTTCATCTCCAAGAACAAGGAGAAGCTGGCCGAGTGCTGGGGCCAACGCAAGGGCAACCGCAAGACCATGACCTATCAGAAGATGGCAAGAGCTCTGAGAAACTACAGCCGCACCGGTGAGATCATCAAAGTGCGCCGCAAGCTTACTTACCAGTTCAACCCAGACATCCTGCACAGGCTCGGATCTGCTCAGGTGCCCATGCACGTGCCCTGCCACCCTGCACAAGACGAGGTCCACACCCGGCAGTCAAACCCGGCTGAACAGAGCTACTGCGGTTCTGCAGCGGTGGACTGGCAAGGCTGGTACGGACACTACCAGCTGCAGGAAGACTATGACCTGGCCTCCAGCTTCACCTCACACAGCATAACCAAACTCTGA